In the Methanoculleus taiwanensis genome, GAGACCGCCATCGAGCAGGCCGTCGGGCTGCAGCCGTTCGTGCAGGAGATTACCGTCCGGCTGAACCGCGAGATGATGGTCTCGAACCGGTTCGGCTACTCCGAGCTCGCCGGGAAGATGTTCGACGTCGCGATCCGGACGGAGGTCGGCGCCGCGTCCTGCAGGGCGACCCTCCGGCTCGAAGACGACTACCCCATGATGGCGATCACCGAGATCCATGAAGCCCCCGGCAATACCGATCACTGACGATCATATCCACATCGACCCCGTCAACGGCCGGGGGCTCGAGGCGGCGAAAGACTTCAAGCGCTCCGGCGGCACCCATATCTTCCTCGTCACGAAGCCCTCCTGGTCGCACGGCGTCGAGCCGTCTTCGGGCGAGGATTACCGGGAGGTCTATGAGGCGACGCTCCGGACGGCGGAGCTCGTGCGGGAGATCGGTCTCGTTGTCTTCCCGGTGCTCGGCGTCCACCCGGCGGAGCTCACCCGCATGGCCGACCGGCTCGGGGTAACCGGCGCGGCCGATGTGATGCAGGCAGGGCTCGATACCGCGGCGGAGTACGTCCGCGAAGGCCGTGCCGTCGCCCTCAAGAGCGGGAGGCCGCACTACGAGGTTTCGGCCGAGGTCTGGGAGGCGTCGAACGGCGTCCTTGCCCATGCCCTCGCCCTCAGCGCGGAACTCGACTGCGCCGTGCAGCTCCACGCCGAGAGCGGTCCCTGCGCCGACGTCGTGGAGATGGCAAAACGTGCCGGAATCCCGCTCACCCGGGTCGTCAAGCACTTCGCCACCCCCGACACGCCGCTCATGCCGTCGTTCATCGCGAAGCATGAGGCTATCCCGACCCTCGCACGGGAAGGGCGGGCGTTCACGATGGAGAGCGACTACATGGACGAACTCAGCCGCCCGGGCGCCGTCATCGGCCCGAAGTCGGTGCCCCGGTTCACCCTCCGCTACTTGCAGGAAGGGTTGATCACGGAAGAGGACGCCTGGCGGATACACCGCGACACCCCGGGCAGGACGTACGGCGTCGCGATCGAGCTGCCGTGATCGGGGCGGCTCACCTTTTTCACCAATCCCGCCAAACGGATCTGCGATGTATTTAAAAGTGCACCACATTTCGGGTTCCGGAGACGTGGTGGCAGTCTGCGACCGTGAGTTGCTCGACACAACCCTCTGCCACGGCGACGTGGAGGTCTGCGTCACCAGAGGGTTTTACGGGTCAGAGACCGCCACCGAAGAGGAAGTCAGGCGTGCTCTCAAGGGCGCGGCGAACGTCAATCTCATGGGGAAGCGCGTTGTTGCTATCGCCATCGACATGGGCCTGATCACCCGCGAAAACTGCATTATGATCGGGGATATTCCCCATGCCCAACTATTCAGGATCTAACGATATGGATATCCAGAAAGCATTCTGTCCGCGCTGCGGAGAACCGGCCGAAGAGGGGCTCTGCCCCCGGTGCCGGGTGGCCGATACCGAGTGGCTCGTCTGCGAGCCACGGATAACGACAATATACTGTCCGACCTGCGACTCCCAGAAACGCGGCAAGACCTGGTCGGACCTGCAGATGGAACGCTCCGAGCTGATCGGCGATCTCGCCGTCTCGGCGGTTCACCTCCACGAGGACGTCAGGAACGTCTCGATCACCATCCGGTCGGAAGAGCCGACCCCGAACCGGACGAACGTCAGCGTCGGGATCGACGCGACACTCTACGGGCTCCCGGTGAGCGGCGCCTGCCAGGTTGAGATCGTCTGGCAGCGCGAGCAGTGCGACCGGTGCAGCAGGATCAGCGGCGGATACTACGAAGGGATCATCCAGGTCAGGGCAACCGACCGGAAGATCAACGCCTACGAGCGGGAGGTCGCCGCCAGCATCGCACAACAGGCCGAAGACTCGCTGCAGGAAGGCGGCGAGCGGCTTTCGTTCGTCACCAGCATCGACGAGACCCGGGACGGCGTCGATATCGTCGTCGGGTCGCAGCGGATCGGGCAGTATATATCCCAGATGATCACGGGAGCGCTCGGCGGGAGGTTTACCACGCACCCGAAACTGGTCGGCGAGAAGGACGGCAGGACGCTGTACCGGGTCACCTACTCGATCAGGCTCCCGTTCTACCAGAAGGGAGATGTCGTCGTCGCCGGGAAGCGCTACTACGAGATACGGAGCGTCGATACCCAGCATCTCAGCGTCTTCGACCTCGCCACCGGGATTCCGAAGACGCTCCGCGAGGCGGATATCACCCGCCGGATAGGGAACATCCGCGACGCCGAGTCGGCGATCGTCGCCTTCACACAGGGGAACACGATCGGGCTCCTCGACCCGAAGACCTACCAGACGCGGGAGGTGAACGCCGTTCCCTGGCTCGATATCGCCGAAGGCGCTCCCATCCGGGTCGTGCGGGACGAGGAACTGGAGCAGCTCGTCATCGTCGGATAGGCATGAACGCACGGAAAGTTCCGCTCGAAGAACTGCCGGCCCTTGAGGGCGCCGCATGGGTCGACCGGACGCGAAGGCCGTACGTGGAGGGCGGTGTCGCCTGGGTGCCGGTGAAGAACGGGTATCCGGCCGATGCACTCCTTCCCGAGCGGGTGCGGTATGCCGGCAGGGGCTACCACCTGATCGGCGATATCGCCGTCCTCCACGGGCTGCCGGCGACCGGCGACGAGGTCGCCGCGATCGTTCGTCACTGCCACCCTCGCGGCGTCGTCAGGATAGCCGCATACCGGGGGGAGAAGAGGGTTCCGGAGGTCGAGGTGCTCTACGGCACCACCGGCGAGACGGTGCACCGCGAGCAGGGCTACATCTTCCGGCTCGATCCGGCGAAGGTGATGTTTGCACAGGGAAACCGGATCGAGAAGGCCAGGATGGCGGCGGTGACGGAGCCCGGCGAGCGGGTCGCGGACATGTTCGCCGGGATCGGCTACTTCACCATCCCGGTCGCGGCGAGCGGCGGTTTCGTCCATGCGATGGAGCTGAACCGGACAGCCTTTGAATACCTACAGAGCAATAGTATTGCAAACCACGTAGAGGAGCGGGTGCGTGCAGAATGCGGGGATTCCCGGACGCTGCTCTCCGGCTGCTACGACCGGGTTATCATGGGGCACTTTGACGCACCGGCGATGCTCGCGGCTCCCCTCGCCCACGTCCGGCCGGGGAGCGTGCTGCACGTCCACAGTATCGGTTCGGCCGAAGAGGCGATCCGGCAAAGTCTCGCAGAGGCGGGGCTCGCCGGAACGATCGCCGCTCGCCGGATCAAGAAGTACGCGCCCGGAGCGTGGCATATGGTGCAGGATGTGACGATCTCGTGACGATACCGCAGACCCTGAAAGGAAAGACGATCGTTCTCGCGGTGACGGGGAGCATCGCCGCCGTCGAGACGGTGAAACTCGTGCATGCCCTCCGGCGGCGGGGTGCGACGGTGCAGGCGGTGCTGAGCGAAGCGGCGGCCGGGATCATCTCTCCCGACGCCCTGACCTACGCCACCGGGAGGCCTGCGCTGACCCGGTGCGGCGGCCTCGTCGAGCACGTCGTCTACTGCGGAGAGGGCGGCGAGGCCGATCTTCTCCTGATCGCGCCCTGTACGGCGAACACCATCGGGAAGATCGCCTGCGGTATCGACGATACCCCGGTCACGACCTTCGCCACCACAGCACTCGGTCGGGGGCTGCCGGTCGTCCTCGCACCGGCGATGCACGAGAGCATGTACCGCCATCCCGCAGTGACTGCGAACCTCGAGCGGCTCCGCACCTTTGGGATCGATCTCGTCGGCCCGAAGGTAGAGGAAGGGAAAGCGAAGATCGCCGATACCGAGGACATCGTTCTGCACGCCGAACGGGCGCTCTCCAATAGATCGCTCGCGGGGCGGAAGGTGCTGATAACGAGCGGCGCCTGCGCCGAACCGGTCGACGACGTCCGTATCCTCACCACCCGATCGACCGGCCGGATGGGCAGGGAACTTGCGCTCCAGGCGTTCCGGCTCGGGGCGGAGGTGACGGTCGTGCACAGCGGCGAGGTGCCCTGCGTCCGGAACGTCCGCATAACGAGCGCCGCCGATATGCGGGATGCGGTGATGCGCATTCTCAGCGAAGAGGGGGCGGATATCTACATCAGTGCGGCGGCGATCTCCGACTTCGCACCGGTGCGCCGTGAGGGGAAGATCCCGAGCGGTACGCCGGAGACGATCCGGCTAAAGCCGCTCCCGAAACTCCTCGACGAAGTGCTGAAAACCGCACAGCCCGTCACGGTCGCGTTCAAGCTCGGCTGGAACGAGGAGGCGAAAGCCCGCTCGATGCTCGAGAGGGGAGTTCGGATGGTTGTCGTGAACACCCCGCCGGTGATGGGTGCTACGGAAGGTTCGTTCCTCCTCGTGACGGAGGAGGGGAGCGTTCCGGTCGTCGGGGATAAGAGCGAGGTTGCGGAGGCGATATGGACACGACTGCTGTAGCCTTCTGCCCCGGCCACATCTCCGGCTATTTCAGGCGGGTTGAAGGCGATACCCCGGCGACCACGGGGAGTATCGGTGCTGGGATTGTCGTCGACGAGGGCGTGCGTGCCGAGGCTGCCCGTGCCGAAACGGCGAGCGTGACGGTCCGGCGAAGGAGCCGTGCCGGTGCCGTCATCGAGACGATGACCGGGTCGCCCCCGGTGGAGTACGTCCTCGAAAGGCTCGGGGTGACGGCGGCAATCACCACCGAGTGCAGGCTTCCTATCGGCGCCGGATTCGGGATGAGCGCCGCCGCCCTCCTCGCGGCGACGACGGCGATCAACCGCCTTCACAATCTCGGGCTCTCCGCAGGCGAGGTTGCAGCGTTCGCACACGAGGCCGAGGTCGTCCACCGGACGGGTCTTGGGGACGTGGCCGCCTGCCGGGGCGGGGGGTTCGTCTGCCGGAAGGGGCCCGGTATCGACGCCGAGATCGTCCGGCACTACGAACCCGGTGCGGTGATCACCGCGGTGACGCTCGGCCCCCTTTCCACAGCCTCGGTGCTCTCGTCGCCCGGCCGGATGGAAGCAATACGGGCGGCCTATCCGGAAGGGTGTCCGGAGACGCTCGAGGAACTTTTCAGTTTTTCACGAGGGTTTGCCGAGAAGAGCGGGCTTATCTCCCCGGAAGTCCGCTCTGTTCTCGCCGCCTGCGACGAGGCAGGGGTTCTCGCGAGCATGACGATGCTCGGGAACGGCGTCTTCGCCTACGGCGAGGGAGCGGAGGAGACCCTCGCCGCGTTCGGGGAGGTCTTCGTTCTTCGAACCGCCGACCGCGGCGTCCACATACCGGAGGAATGAAGATGATACCGAAAGACCATCCCCGCTACCGTTCCCTGATGGTCAGGGAGCGTCTTAGCCAGTGCGCCAAAGAAGGCATCGTCGCCCTCGAGGGTTTGGCCGCCCACGGACGGGGGGAGGCGTTTGACTATCTCCTCGGAGAGCGGACGACGCCGAGTGCACTCCAGGCAGCCCGCACCGCCGCCGCCCTGCTTCTCACCGCCGACCGGGCGGTTATATCCGTAAACGGCAACACCGCCGCGCTCGCCACCGCCGAAGTCGGGGCTCTTGCGCGGGCATCGGGAGCGGCCGTCGAGGTGAACCTCTTTCACAGGACGGAGGAACGGATCCGGCGGATTACCGCACTCCTCGAGGAGCACGGGGTCGACGTTCTCACCGGCACCCCCGAGCGGCTCATCCCGCTCTCGCACGACCGGGCCTGGTGCCTGCCTGAAGGCATCGGGAGCGCCGACGTGGTGCTCGTGCCGCTCGAAGACGGCGATCGCTGTGCCGCGCTCCGGGCGATGGGCAAACAGGTGATCACGATCGACTTAAACCCGCTCTCCCGGACGGCGCGGACGGCGACGCTCACGATCGTCGACGAGCTGACCCGCGCGCTCCCGAATATCACCGCCGCCTGCAGCGAACTCGATTCAGGAACGGCCGCGAGGCTGGCCGGGTCGCTGGATAATGCATATCTGCTCCGGGCGGCAATAGAAGAGATACAGGAAAGACTCGACCATGCTCTGGATTGAGAAATACCGGCCGAAGAACTGCTCCGAGATCGTCGGCCAGGAACAGGTGATACGCCACCTCGCTTCGTTCGCCGACTCGGGAAACGTCCCGCACCTCCTCTTCACCGGGCCGCACGGCACCGGCAAGAGTGCGAGCCTCGAGTGCTTTGCCCGCCGGCTCTACGGCGATTCCTGGGAGGAGAACACGAGCATCTTCAATGCCGTCGAACTCTTCTCGCGGGGGAAGAGTTACCTTGAGTCGGAGGAGCGTTTTGCCCATCTCTTCCGGAAAGACCAGAGCCTGATCACGAACGTCAAGCAGATCATCAAGTGGTATGCGGCTCTCCGCCCGCTCGACGCCGAGTTCAAACTGATGGTCTTTGAGGATGCGCAGGAACTGACCTTCGAGGCGCAGCAGGCGCTTCGGCGGATCATGGAGCGCTACAGCGCCACCTGCCGGTTTATTTTCCTCACCACCAACCAGTCGGCGATCATCCCGGCGATCACCTCGCGATGCCTGCCGCTCTTCTTCCTCCCGATCGAGACGGAGACGATCCGATCCTGCATGGAGACGATCCTCGCCCGGGAAGAGGCTACAGGAAGGATTGCGCCCGACGACCTCGACCTGATCGCACATGCGGCAGGCGGGGATCTCCGAAAGGCGCTCCTGTACCTGCAGGTCGCGGCCGAGTCAGGAGGGGAGTTCGACCTCGTCGCGATCTCGGGGTCCGAGACCGGGGCGGTGACGGCCTCAGCATTCGAGGCGCTCCGGAACGGAAACTACGAGGCCGCCCGGAAGATCGTCGAGTCGCTGATGATCGACTACGGGCTCACCGGACGGGAGGTCATCCGCGGGCTCGCCCGGGTCGCAAAGCGGGAGTATAATCACCCCCGCATCGCCATCGAACTTGCCCGGGCGGACTACGCGCTCGGCCGTGCCGCAAACGAGTTCGTACAGATGGACGCACTGATCGCAGATATTGTAAGGGAGGCATTCCGTGAAGAAAGTTCAGCAGCACTATGACGACGTCGCCGACATCTATGACGACCGGTACGATCGCGATCAGGGAAGATACTACCATGCGCACATCCGCAGCCAGATAGCGTGCCACCTCCCGAACGAAGGAGTCCTGCTCGACCTCGGGTGCGGGACGGGCCTCTTCGTCCAGGAGTACGTCAGGGCCGGAGGACGGGCGGTCGGGCTCGATATCAGCCCGAAGATGGTCGAGAAGGCACAGCGGCGGTGCAGGGAGAGCGGTTTTGTCGTCGGGACGGCCGATGTCCTTCCGTTCCGCGACAACACCTTCGATGCGCTTGCAAGCCTGCTCGCCTTCAGTTACGTTCCCGACCCCGAGGGCATGCTCAAAGAGGCGTACCGCGTCCTCAAACCCGGCGGCTCGATCGCCATCTGCACGCTCGGCCACAATATCTTTACGAGCGCCGTCCCGTTCATCTACCAGGTCGGCGAGAAGGTCGGGTTAAAGAAGGTCGGCGTCGGGGATTTCGGGGAGCACTACTATAGCGAAAAAGAGATTCAGGAACTGCTCGCCGGAGCGGGGTTCGTCGACGTGGATACGAACCGGTGTTCGTTCGCCCACCTCGCCCTGCGCGGCCCGGTCTTCCGCCTTGCCCGGAGCGTGGAGCCGTTCGTCGAGGAGCATATCCCCTACCTCGCCTACAACGTCTGCGGGTCGGGGAGAAAACCGGAACGTTAGGAGCCGTACTCGGCTCGGAGCCGCTCCAGAATACGCTGTTTCTTTTCGGACGCCGCCGCTGCCGCGCGTTCGACGCCCGCCTTCATCTCCTCGAAATCGCGCTTGTCCTCGTCGACGACTTTCTTCACCGGGGTGTACGCAGACTCCCGGAAACGCGGCGTGAAGTCTGTGATCTCGCCGCCGACGGAGAGGACGGACTCCGGAGCGCCTTCTTCCACGTAGCCGACCTCTTTCATCCGGACACCGGCGGACTCCACGATCCTGATGATCTCCGCCGCCGCTTCACGGGGTGCGACGACGAGGAGGGCGTCGAGCGAGACGCCGAGGTAGTCGATCTCAAGGGCGTCGAGCATCTCGAGCACACGCGGCTCGACGAGGGTGCGGAGGTCGTCCTCGACGACGACGATCCGGCAGCCCGCGGTCTCGGCCATCTCGTAGGCGTCGCCGCGGAGCCCGCCGTTCGTGACGTCGGTCATGGCGTGGATGGCGGGGAGAATATCGCTCGCGATTAAAGCCTCGGCGGCTTTGAGGAAGTGGAGGTTGATCGTCTGCTCGACGACCTCCGGGAACCCTGAGTAGATCGCGGCGGTGGCGATGGTGCCCCCGCCCGCACCCTCGGTCATGAGGAGGACGTCGCCCGGCCGGATCGCTTTCCGGGCGGTGAGGTGGTCGGTTACCCCGACGGCACCGACGCAGCCGGTCATCCGGTTCCCGAGCACCATATCGCCGCCTATCCGGAGCGTCGAGCCGGTGACGAGGGGGACGCCCATCGCTTCCCCGACGGCGCTGACACCTGCGGTGTAGTCGAAGATCTTCGCGACGTCACCGTCGTCGGCGACGTGGATATCGGAGAGGAGCGCTATCGGGCGGGCTCCCATGACGTAGACGTCCCGGAGCGTCGCCCGGGTGACGTGAAACCCGGCGAGGAAGGGGAAGTCGGAGAGGCGGGAGTGCATCCCGTCGACGGTGGTGATGATGTAGGTGCCCCCCGCACTGACGGCGCCGGCGTCGTCCATCTCGTCGACGCCGACCGCCGCCGAGGTGCTGCCGATGATCCGTGCGAGCTGCCGGTGCGCGAAGAAGTCGCCGGAGCCGCGGGATCCGACGCCGAACTCTCCCATCGAGGATCCGGAGGGCTGGAACTCAAAGAGATCGCCCGTCAGCCCGGAGGAGTTCTTCACCTCGGTCAGGACGGCGCGTGCGAAGGCTTCCGCATACGCCGCAGGGACGCGGCCCTGCTTCACCTCCAGGATCTCGTCCCGCAGCAGTTTCACAATCTCATCGTCAGGGATACCGGCGGCAGCATGCCGGCGGCCAAATTCTTCGACGTCCATCCCTAGAGTGGTCGGTGCGGAATACCATAAATGAGGCGGCTTATGCCCTTCGGGGTACGGGTAAAGGTTCTTGCTGTGGAGCGCCAACGAGAATGAGGATGACTGAATCGCGGATGATTGCAGCCTGCAGTATCGCCGGGTCGGACTCGGGCGGTGGAGCGGGTATCCAGGCCGACCTCAAGACCTTCACGGCGATCGGGGTCTGGGGGCTGACGGTGGTCACGGCCGTCACCGCCCAGAATACCCGCGAGGTGCGAGGGAGCTGGATGCTGCCCGCGGAGGCGGTGGCCGCCCAGATCGCAGCCGTCTGCGACGATTTCTCGATAGGTGCGTTCAAGACGGGGATGCTCGGGACGCGGGAGATCGTGCGGACGGTGGCGGAGCGTCTCCCCGAAGGGATCCCGCTCGTCGTCGACCCGGTGATGATATCGACCTCCGGCCACCGTCTGCTCGATGAAGCGGCGGTTCTGGATCTCGCCCGGTTCCTCATTCCCCGCGCCGACGTCGTCACCCCGAATATCCCGGAGGCGGAGGCGCTGACCGGGATGGCGATACTCTCGCTCGATGATATGGCCGAAGCGGGGCGGCGGATTATCGACCTCGGCGCTGCGGCCGTGGTGGTGAAGGGCGGGCACGGTGCCGGCGACGGCGTGACCGATATGCTGGTCGACGCCGCCGGGACGGTGCGGCTTTCCGGGCGGCGGTATCCCTATGCAGTGCACGGTTCCGGGTGCTGCTTTGCGGCGGCGCTGGCGGCCTACCTTGCCCGCGGGATGCCGTTGCGGGAGGCCTTCGCTTCTGCGCGGTCGTTCGTGGACGGGGCGATCGCGGCGGCGGCGGGAGAAAGCGGGAGCCTCCGGATCGTTAACCCCGGAGGCACTTCTTTTGCCGGGGAGCATGGCCGGTAGCGACTCTGCGACCGCCCGAGCGGTGAAAATACGGCCGTTCTGCGTGCCGCCGGTGCGGCGCGGAGCCATATACCCATGCCCCCGCGTCACCCCAAATGTCAGACATATTGGCTGAAAAACGCAGAAAAGTTCAATTCTGACGAAATAGAAAAGAGAAATCTATTTAAGTAATTTCCTGCAACTACTTGGTAAATGGATGAGATTGACGGTGCGATAATACGGGAGCTGCAGCTTGACGGACGGATGTCCATGGCGGAGCTCGGCGGCAAGCTCGGCATCGCGCCCTCAACGGTTTTCAAGCGGATCGAGAAGCTCAAGAATTCGGGGACTATCGAGCGGTTCACCATCGTCATCAACCAGAAGTGCTTCGAGCATACCCTGGTCGCGTTTCTGAACGTCCGCGTCACCCCTGAGGAGAAGACGGACGTCGAGACGTTCATGGTGAACCTCCCAAGCGTTCTTGAGCTCTACGAGGTGCTCGAGCCCGGCGACTTCTTCGTCAAGGTGCGGGTGCAGAGCATCACCGAACTGAAGCGGGAGGTGCTTATTCCCCTCTCGGGACTGCCCGGCGTGAAGGATATCCAGACGATCATATCGGTCCGGAAAGTGAAGGAACAACTGCAGAACGGTTAGGAGGCGGATACTGATATGGAGATCCAACAGATTCAACAGATGCTCGCGCTCGTCTCGCTCCTGATGGGCGGGCTTTTGATCGGCATCATCTACAACGCGTACCGGATCGTCAAGCAGCAGACGCTGCTCTACTTCATCTACGGACTCTTCACGCTGATCGTGGGGATAGCGTTTGCGGATATCGTGAGCATCCTGACGCCGGATGCGTTCGTCATTCTCTGGTCGACGGTCTTCTCCCGCCTGGTGGTGATCATCGGCCTCGGCGTGATGACCTACGGCGTCCTGCGAGGCTGATATGCGACCTGGA is a window encoding:
- a CDS encoding TatD family hydrolase; translated protein: MKPPAIPITDDHIHIDPVNGRGLEAAKDFKRSGGTHIFLVTKPSWSHGVEPSSGEDYREVYEATLRTAELVREIGLVVFPVLGVHPAELTRMADRLGVTGAADVMQAGLDTAAEYVREGRAVALKSGRPHYEVSAEVWEASNGVLAHALALSAELDCAVQLHAESGPCADVVEMAKRAGIPLTRVVKHFATPDTPLMPSFIAKHEAIPTLAREGRAFTMESDYMDELSRPGAVIGPKSVPRFTLRYLQEGLITEEDAWRIHRDTPGRTYGVAIELP
- a CDS encoding Lrp/AsnC family transcriptional regulator, encoding MDEIDGAIIRELQLDGRMSMAELGGKLGIAPSTVFKRIEKLKNSGTIERFTIVINQKCFEHTLVAFLNVRVTPEEKTDVETFMVNLPSVLELYEVLEPGDFFVKVRVQSITELKREVLIPLSGLPGVKDIQTIISVRKVKEQLQNG
- a CDS encoding AIR synthase-related protein, which produces MDVEEFGRRHAAAGIPDDEIVKLLRDEILEVKQGRVPAAYAEAFARAVLTEVKNSSGLTGDLFEFQPSGSSMGEFGVGSRGSGDFFAHRQLARIIGSTSAAVGVDEMDDAGAVSAGGTYIITTVDGMHSRLSDFPFLAGFHVTRATLRDVYVMGARPIALLSDIHVADDGDVAKIFDYTAGVSAVGEAMGVPLVTGSTLRIGGDMVLGNRMTGCVGAVGVTDHLTARKAIRPGDVLLMTEGAGGGTIATAAIYSGFPEVVEQTINLHFLKAAEALIASDILPAIHAMTDVTNGGLRGDAYEMAETAGCRIVVVEDDLRTLVEPRVLEMLDALEIDYLGVSLDALLVVAPREAAAEIIRIVESAGVRMKEVGYVEEGAPESVLSVGGEITDFTPRFRESAYTPVKKVVDEDKRDFEEMKAGVERAAAAASEKKQRILERLRAEYGS
- a CDS encoding pantoate kinase; the protein is MDTTAVAFCPGHISGYFRRVEGDTPATTGSIGAGIVVDEGVRAEAARAETASVTVRRRSRAGAVIETMTGSPPVEYVLERLGVTAAITTECRLPIGAGFGMSAAALLAATTAINRLHNLGLSAGEVAAFAHEAEVVHRTGLGDVAACRGGGFVCRKGPGIDAEIVRHYEPGAVITAVTLGPLSTASVLSSPGRMEAIRAAYPEGCPETLEELFSFSRGFAEKSGLISPEVRSVLAACDEAGVLASMTMLGNGVFAYGEGAEETLAAFGEVFVLRTADRGVHIPEE
- the thiD gene encoding bifunctional hydroxymethylpyrimidine kinase/phosphomethylpyrimidine kinase, coding for MTESRMIAACSIAGSDSGGGAGIQADLKTFTAIGVWGLTVVTAVTAQNTREVRGSWMLPAEAVAAQIAAVCDDFSIGAFKTGMLGTREIVRTVAERLPEGIPLVVDPVMISTSGHRLLDEAAVLDLARFLIPRADVVTPNIPEAEALTGMAILSLDDMAEAGRRIIDLGAAAVVVKGGHGAGDGVTDMLVDAAGTVRLSGRRYPYAVHGSGCCFAAALAAYLARGMPLREAFASARSFVDGAIAAAAGESGSLRIVNPGGTSFAGEHGR
- a CDS encoding DUF424 domain-containing protein, which encodes MYLKVHHISGSGDVVAVCDRELLDTTLCHGDVEVCVTRGFYGSETATEEEVRRALKGAANVNLMGKRVVAIAIDMGLITRENCIMIGDIPHAQLFRI
- a CDS encoding 60S ribosomal export protein NMD3, translating into MDIQKAFCPRCGEPAEEGLCPRCRVADTEWLVCEPRITTIYCPTCDSQKRGKTWSDLQMERSELIGDLAVSAVHLHEDVRNVSITIRSEEPTPNRTNVSVGIDATLYGLPVSGACQVEIVWQREQCDRCSRISGGYYEGIIQVRATDRKINAYEREVAASIAQQAEDSLQEGGERLSFVTSIDETRDGVDIVVGSQRIGQYISQMITGALGGRFTTHPKLVGEKDGRTLYRVTYSIRLPFYQKGDVVVAGKRYYEIRSVDTQHLSVFDLATGIPKTLREADITRRIGNIRDAESAIVAFTQGNTIGLLDPKTYQTREVNAVPWLDIAEGAPIRVVRDEELEQLVIVG
- the coaBC gene encoding bifunctional phosphopantothenoylcysteine decarboxylase/phosphopantothenate--cysteine ligase CoaBC translates to MTIPQTLKGKTIVLAVTGSIAAVETVKLVHALRRRGATVQAVLSEAAAGIISPDALTYATGRPALTRCGGLVEHVVYCGEGGEADLLLIAPCTANTIGKIACGIDDTPVTTFATTALGRGLPVVLAPAMHESMYRHPAVTANLERLRTFGIDLVGPKVEEGKAKIADTEDIVLHAERALSNRSLAGRKVLITSGACAEPVDDVRILTTRSTGRMGRELALQAFRLGAEVTVVHSGEVPCVRNVRITSAADMRDAVMRILSEEGADIYISAAAISDFAPVRREGKIPSGTPETIRLKPLPKLLDEVLKTAQPVTVAFKLGWNEEAKARSMLERGVRMVVVNTPPVMGATEGSFLLVTEEGSVPVVGDKSEVAEAIWTRLL
- a CDS encoding class I SAM-dependent methyltransferase — its product is MNARKVPLEELPALEGAAWVDRTRRPYVEGGVAWVPVKNGYPADALLPERVRYAGRGYHLIGDIAVLHGLPATGDEVAAIVRHCHPRGVVRIAAYRGEKRVPEVEVLYGTTGETVHREQGYIFRLDPAKVMFAQGNRIEKARMAAVTEPGERVADMFAGIGYFTIPVAASGGFVHAMELNRTAFEYLQSNSIANHVEERVRAECGDSRTLLSGCYDRVIMGHFDAPAMLAAPLAHVRPGSVLHVHSIGSAEEAIRQSLAEAGLAGTIAARRIKKYAPGAWHMVQDVTIS
- a CDS encoding 4-phosphopantoate--beta-alanine ligase, which codes for MIPKDHPRYRSLMVRERLSQCAKEGIVALEGLAAHGRGEAFDYLLGERTTPSALQAARTAAALLLTADRAVISVNGNTAALATAEVGALARASGAAVEVNLFHRTEERIRRITALLEEHGVDVLTGTPERLIPLSHDRAWCLPEGIGSADVVLVPLEDGDRCAALRAMGKQVITIDLNPLSRTARTATLTIVDELTRALPNITAACSELDSGTAARLAGSLDNAYLLRAAIEEIQERLDHALD
- a CDS encoding AAA family ATPase, encoding MLWIEKYRPKNCSEIVGQEQVIRHLASFADSGNVPHLLFTGPHGTGKSASLECFARRLYGDSWEENTSIFNAVELFSRGKSYLESEERFAHLFRKDQSLITNVKQIIKWYAALRPLDAEFKLMVFEDAQELTFEAQQALRRIMERYSATCRFIFLTTNQSAIIPAITSRCLPLFFLPIETETIRSCMETILAREEATGRIAPDDLDLIAHAAGGDLRKALLYLQVAAESGGEFDLVAISGSETGAVTASAFEALRNGNYEAARKIVESLMIDYGLTGREVIRGLARVAKREYNHPRIAIELARADYALGRAANEFVQMDALIADIVREAFREESSAAL
- a CDS encoding class I SAM-dependent methyltransferase translates to MKKVQQHYDDVADIYDDRYDRDQGRYYHAHIRSQIACHLPNEGVLLDLGCGTGLFVQEYVRAGGRAVGLDISPKMVEKAQRRCRESGFVVGTADVLPFRDNTFDALASLLAFSYVPDPEGMLKEAYRVLKPGGSIAICTLGHNIFTSAVPFIYQVGEKVGLKKVGVGDFGEHYYSEKEIQELLAGAGFVDVDTNRCSFAHLALRGPVFRLARSVEPFVEEHIPYLAYNVCGSGRKPER
- a CDS encoding dihydroneopterin aldolase family protein codes for the protein MITDREKAAFEAGIKLGALYHQFVGTPIARETAGAVETAIEQAVGLQPFVQEITVRLNREMMVSNRFGYSELAGKMFDVAIRTEVGAASCRATLRLEDDYPMMAITEIHEAPGNTDH